The bacterium genome has a window encoding:
- a CDS encoding type II secretion system protein, translated as MAQLRAWWTTSIRRALPSPICIGSTATVRTRHCRQFSFCPTARRFAVAAGAGGLPPRFSLYSARSGVHRLSHSSRGFTLIELMIVIVILGVLAAIATPNFTTMRDRAREAAVKGNGHACQLAVESYAAANFGSYPPAASALADIQANLPGNVLVTNPFNGGVGLSIGGGALEGIVDYQDPVAVGLPQRYRLICYGTNALPIQTLSNG; from the coding sequence ATGGCGCAGCTCAGGGCATGGTGGACTACATCGATCCGACGGGCACTACCGTCCCCAATCTGTATCGGATCGACTGCTACGGTAAGGACCCGGCACTGCCGCCAGTTCTCGTTCTGTCCAACGGCTAGACGATTCGCAGTGGCGGCGGGAGCCGGGGGGCTCCCGCCGCGTTTCTCCCTCTACTCAGCGAGGTCAGGCGTGCACCGGCTCTCTCACTCGAGTCGCGGCTTCACGCTCATCGAGCTGATGATCGTCATCGTGATTCTCGGCGTTCTCGCCGCCATCGCCACGCCCAACTTCACGACGATGCGCGACCGCGCCCGCGAGGCCGCGGTCAAGGGCAACGGGCATGCCTGCCAGCTCGCCGTGGAGTCCTACGCCGCGGCGAATTTCGGCAGCTACCCGCCCGCGGCCAGCGCCCTCGCCGACATCCAGGCCAACCTGCCCGGCAACGTGCTCGTCACGAATCCCTTCAATGGCGGCGTTGGGCTCTCGATCGGCGGCGGTGCCCTCGAGGGAATCGTCGACTACCAGGATCCGGTCGCCGTCGGCCTGCCGCAGCGCTACCGCCTCATCTGCTACGGCACGAACGCGCTGCCCATCCAGACCCTCAGCAACGGCTGA
- a CDS encoding type II secretion system protein: MFSNKGFTLIELMIVVVIIGILAAIAIPNFVAMQDRAREAAVKSNGHTAQLAVEDLAVQANGVYPDGAGALEAIVEALPGGVQLSPPFVGGNGLSAGDGAAQGMVDYIDPTGTTVPNLYRIDCYGKDPALPPVLVLSNG; the protein is encoded by the coding sequence ATGTTTTCCAACAAGGGTTTCACCCTGATCGAGCTCATGATCGTGGTGGTGATCATCGGCATCCTGGCCGCCATCGCCATCCCGAACTTCGTTGCGATGCAGGATCGCGCCCGTGAGGCGGCCGTGAAGTCCAACGGCCACACGGCGCAGCTCGCGGTCGAGGATCTGGCCGTGCAGGCCAACGGCGTCTATCCCGACGGCGCCGGTGCCCTGGAAGCCATCGTGGAGGCGCTGCCCGGCGGCGTGCAGCTCTCCCCCCCCTTCGTCGGCGGCAACGGCCTGAGTGCTGGCGATGGCGCAGCTCAGGGCATGGTGGACTACATCGATCCGACGGGCACTACCGTCCCCAATCTGTATCGGATCGACTGCTACGGTAAGGACCCGGCACTGCCGCCAGTTCTCGTTCTGTCCAACGGCTAG
- a CDS encoding ABC transporter ATP-binding protein, which yields MSDAALLRVEDLRKSYRLGPRRRQRVLDGLSLRVERGEVYGLLGRNGAGKSTTFRLLTGLARPDGGEIHILGGRPGDRDVHLRLGYCPENPQFPPNLTVRELMRFHASLVASRLVTARSRVDWLAAQFDLSGVSRRELRQLSRGTQQRVALALALLARPELLILDEPLTALDPLQRQRVIEILLEHKRAGTAMIISSHILAELEALADRLGALKDGRIGHEIALGASSAAPLAMDIRIPFEKTKEARLDAPDLDSVREGETAAFRGLPFERAQTLLQRWSALGIPILELAERRDLPAAEILASIAEETPTAAPASARDRDKERV from the coding sequence ATGAGCGACGCCGCGCTGCTGCGCGTCGAAGACCTGCGCAAGAGCTACCGGCTCGGGCCCCGCCGCCGGCAGCGCGTGCTCGATGGGCTCAGCCTGCGCGTGGAGCGGGGCGAGGTCTACGGTCTCCTCGGCCGCAACGGCGCTGGCAAGAGCACGACCTTCCGTCTGCTCACCGGGCTCGCCCGGCCGGATGGCGGCGAGATCCACATCCTCGGCGGGCGTCCCGGCGACCGCGACGTGCACCTGCGCCTGGGCTACTGCCCCGAGAACCCGCAATTCCCGCCCAACCTGACCGTGCGCGAGCTGATGCGCTTCCACGCCTCGCTGGTCGCCTCGCGGCTTGTGACGGCGAGGAGCCGCGTCGACTGGCTGGCGGCGCAGTTCGATCTCAGCGGCGTCAGCCGCCGCGAGTTGCGCCAGCTCTCCCGCGGTACGCAGCAGCGCGTGGCGCTCGCGCTGGCCCTGCTCGCGCGACCCGAGCTCTTGATCCTCGATGAGCCGCTGACTGCGCTCGATCCCCTGCAGCGCCAGCGCGTGATCGAGATCCTGCTCGAGCACAAGCGGGCGGGCACGGCGATGATCATCTCCAGCCACATCCTCGCGGAGCTCGAGGCCCTGGCCGATCGCCTCGGCGCGCTCAAGGACGGCCGGATCGGCCACGAGATCGCGCTCGGCGCCTCGAGTGCCGCGCCGCTCGCGATGGACATCCGCATTCCCTTCGAGAAGACGAAGGAGGCGCGCCTGGACGCGCCCGATCTTGACAGCGTGCGCGAGGGCGAGACGGCGGCTTTCCGCGGTCTGCCCTTCGAGCGCGCCCAGACCCTGCTGCAGCGCTGGAGCGCGCTGGGCATTCCGATCCTCGAGCTGGCCGAGCGCCGGGATCTGCCGGCCGCGGAGATCCTCGCCAGCATCGCCGAGGAGACGCCGACGGCCGCCCCCGCGAGCGCGCGCGACCGCGACAAGGAGCGCGTATGA
- a CDS encoding sigma-54-dependent Fis family transcriptional regulator: MAQPRILLVDDEESMIRFLSIMLAKEGYEIRAVSSGKAALRELQNWRADLVISDIRMPEMDGIQLLTGIKAIDASIPVILLTAYASQETAIEAVNKGAFHYLIKQARNEEIKMVVRNALAMREVRSENVQLRRQLQDDSSLESIIGSSEAMQRIFGIVRKVAPTDSTILIGGESGTGKELIARAIHFMSGRADKPFVGVNCGALPENLLESELFGHVKGSFTGAIRDKEGLFKVAESGTIFLDEVGEGTPALQVKLLRALQEREFLPVGGTSPIKVDVRVLAATNRDLEAEVERGTFRPDLYYRLNVIPLTVPPLRDRREDIPLLVRHFLQRLAEKRNLPIKGVSKEAMELLCGYDWPGNVRELENVLERTVLLEERETLDRDSLPEKLLQDPERGAKSFFEGKPRATLEELEREYLLQVLESTGWQKKKASSILGINASTLYRKIQRYGLDRTREGLLVE, encoded by the coding sequence ATGGCCCAGCCGCGCATCCTGCTCGTCGACGACGAAGAGAGCATGATCCGATTCCTCTCGATCATGCTCGCCAAGGAAGGCTACGAGATCCGCGCGGTTTCGAGCGGCAAGGCCGCCCTGCGCGAGCTGCAGAACTGGCGCGCGGACCTGGTGATCAGCGACATTCGCATGCCCGAGATGGACGGCATCCAGCTCCTCACCGGCATCAAGGCCATCGACGCCTCGATCCCGGTCATCCTGCTCACCGCCTACGCCAGCCAGGAGACGGCGATCGAGGCCGTCAACAAGGGCGCCTTCCACTACCTGATCAAGCAGGCGCGCAACGAAGAGATCAAGATGGTGGTGCGCAACGCCCTCGCGATGCGCGAGGTGCGCAGCGAGAACGTCCAGCTCCGCCGCCAGCTCCAGGACGACTCCTCGCTGGAGTCGATCATCGGCAGCAGCGAGGCGATGCAGCGCATCTTCGGGATCGTGCGCAAGGTGGCCCCGACCGACAGCACTATCCTGATCGGCGGCGAGAGCGGCACGGGCAAGGAGCTGATCGCGCGCGCCATCCACTTCATGAGCGGCCGCGCCGACAAGCCCTTCGTGGGCGTCAACTGCGGCGCGCTGCCGGAGAACCTGCTCGAGAGCGAGCTGTTCGGCCACGTGAAGGGCTCCTTCACCGGCGCCATCCGCGACAAGGAAGGCCTCTTCAAGGTGGCCGAGTCCGGCACGATCTTCCTCGACGAGGTGGGGGAAGGCACGCCCGCGCTGCAGGTCAAGCTGCTGCGGGCTTTGCAGGAGCGCGAGTTCCTGCCCGTCGGCGGCACCTCCCCGATCAAGGTCGACGTGCGCGTGCTGGCCGCCACGAACCGCGACCTCGAGGCCGAGGTCGAGCGCGGCACCTTCCGCCCGGATCTCTACTACCGTCTCAACGTGATTCCGCTCACGGTGCCGCCTCTGCGCGATCGGCGGGAGGACATCCCGCTGCTCGTGCGGCACTTCCTGCAGCGCCTGGCCGAGAAGCGCAACCTACCGATCAAGGGCGTGAGCAAGGAAGCCATGGAGCTGCTCTGTGGGTACGACTGGCCCGGCAACGTGCGCGAGCTCGAGAACGTGCTCGAGCGCACGGTGCTCCTGGAGGAGCGCGAGACGCTCGACCGCGACTCGCTGCCGGAGAAGCTGCTGCAGGACCCGGAGCGCGGGGCGAAGTCCTTCTTCGAGGGAAAGCCGCGCGCGACGCTCGAGGAACTGGAGCGGGAGTACCTGCTCCAGGTGCTCGAGTCCACGGGTTGGCAGAAGAAGAAGGCCAGCTCCATCCTGGGCATCAACGCGTCCACGCTCTACCGCAAGATCCAGCGCTACGGCCTGGATCGGACGCGCGAAGGCCTGCTGGTGGAGTGA